The following DNA comes from Pseudomonadota bacterium.
CCGGAATATTTTTCCGACACTGCTGCAAATGCCATGTTTCTGTTCTCCTTTCCTTAAGGTTGTTTTATCTTTATATGTTATTTGTACTACCAGTACAAAGCATTGTATACTGCATATTAGATACGGACAAGGATATATTTTATAGTTGATTTTTATTGTAAATACAAGGGAAAAATTGTTTCCATAATTTTGGTTAATTTACGGTATGATAAAGCATCATCAGGGATCTCTACCGAGGGCTTTCCCTCCCGGTCAAACTGGGCAATGGCAGGATCCTCCGGGATGACTCCGGCCAGCTCAAGCCCAAGTTGATCAATAAGCTGATGGGCTTCAGCGGAAATCCCCTCTTCAGGAGCTCGATTGATAACCAATGCCAGTTTTTTTATATTCAGGCGCAGCTTTTCAATCAATTCCTTGATGCGGCCGGCAGTGCGGATGCCCCGCAGGCTGGGATCGGATACCACCATCAGCAGATCGATATCCTTGGTCAGTAAGCGGCTCAGGTGCTCCAGCCCCGCTTCATTATCCATGACCACATAGTCATATTCATTAATCATGAAATCAATGAACTTTTTGCACAGGGCGTTGGCGTAGCAGTAACAGCCCGCGCCTTCTGGCAAACCCATGACCAGCAGGTCATAGGTTCCAGTTTCCACCAGCAGCTTCTGGATGTTGTATTCCATATATGCTTCTTTAGTCATGCCAGCGGGGACTTCAGTTTTCATTCCTTCCCGCAGGTCGCCGATAGTGCCGGGGACTTCAACTCCCAGAACTTCACTTAAGTTGGCATTGGCATCAGCATCAACAGCAAGAACCGGTTTCAGTCCTTTTTCGGCCAGGTAACGGAGCAGGAGGCCGGTAAGCGTGGTTTTTCCGGTGCCCCCTTTACCGGCAACGGCGATAGATTTTCCCATATTAATTTATTACCTCTTGGCTTACATATTAGCGTTTCGCACTTCAGAAAAACAATGACATAGACACCACGAGGGCACGAAGAACACGAAGTTTTGAAAAAATTTGCTTTCCTTCGTGCCTTTCGTGTTCTTCGTGGTAATATAATCACCCGGTAATATGTTCTGGTAATGGAAA
Coding sequences within:
- a CDS encoding AAA family ATPase, with translation MGKSIAVAGKGGTGKTTLTGLLLRYLAEKGLKPVLAVDADANANLSEVLGVEVPGTIGDLREGMKTEVPAGMTKEAYMEYNIQKLLVETGTYDLLVMGLPEGAGCYCYANALCKKFIDFMINEYDYVVMDNEAGLEHLSRLLTKDIDLLMVVSDPSLRGIRTAGRIKELIEKLRLNIKKLALVINRAPEEGISAEAHQLIDQLGLELAGVIPEDPAIAQFDREGKPSVEIPDDALSYRKLTKIMETIFPLYLQ